The following proteins come from a genomic window of Microtus ochrogaster isolate Prairie Vole_2 unplaced genomic scaffold, MicOch1.0 UNK1, whole genome shotgun sequence:
- the Fbxl14 gene encoding F-box/LRR-repeat protein 14, whose amino-acid sequence METHISCLFPELLAMIFGYLDVRDKGRAAQVCTAWRDAAYHKSVWRGVEAKLHLRRANPSLFPSLQARGIRRVQILSLRRSLSYVIQGMANIESLNLSGCYNLTDNGLGHAFVQEIGSLRALNLSLCKQITDSSLGRIAQYLKGLEVLELGGCSNITNTGLLLIAWGLQRLKSLNLRSCRHLSDVGIGHLAGMTRSAAEGCLGLEQLTLQDCQKLTDLSLKHISRGLTGLRLLNLSFCGGISDAGLLHLSHMGSLRSLNLRSCDNISDTGIMHLAMGSLRLSGLDVSFCDKVGDQSLAYIAQGLDGLKSLSLCSCHISDDGINRMVRQMHGLRTLNIGQCVRITDKGLELIAEHLSQLTGIDLYGCTRITKRGLERITQLPCLKVLNLGLWQMTDSEKVR is encoded by the coding sequence ATGGAGACCCACATCTCGTGCCTGTTCCCGGAGCTGCTGGCCATGATCTTCGGCTACCTGGACGTCCGAGACAAGGGTCGCGCGGCGCAGGTGTGCACGGCCTGGCGGGACGCCGCCTACCACAAGTCGGTGTGGCGGGGCGTGGAGGCCAAGCTGCACCTGCGCCGGGCGAACCCGTCGCTGTTCCCCAGCCTGCAGGCCCGGGGCATCCGCCGCGTGCAGATCCTCAGCCTCCGCCGCAGCCTCAGCTACGTGATCCAGGGCATGGCGAACATCGAGAGCCTCAACCTCAGCGGCTGCTACAACCTCACCGACAACGGCCTGGGCCACGCGTTCGTGCAGGAGATCGGCTCGCTGCGCGCTCTCAACTTGAGCCTGTGCAAGCAGATCACCGACAGCAGCCTGGGCCGCATCGCCCAGTATCTCAAGGGCCTGGAGGTGCTAGAGCTGGGGGGCTGCAGCAACATCACCAACACCGGCCTTCTGCTCATCGCCTGGGGGCTGCAGCGCCTCAAGAGCCTTAACCTCCGCAGCTGCCGCCACCTCTCGGACGTGGGCATCGGGCACCTGGCCGGCATGACGCGGAGCGCTGCCGAGGGCTGCCTGGGCCTGGAGCAGCTCACCCTGCAGGACTGCCAGAAACTCACGGATCTCTCCCTGAAGCACATCTCGCGAGGGCTGACGGGCCTCCGGCTCCTCAACCTCAGCTTCTGCGGCGGCATCTCGGACGCGGGCCTTCTGCACCTGTCGCACATGGGCAGCCTGCGCAGCCTCAATCTGCGCTCTTGCGACAACATCAGCGACACGGGCATCATGCATCTGGCCATGGGCAGCCTGCGCCTCTCCGGTCTGGATGTGTCTTTCTGTGACAAGGTGGGAGACCAGAGTCTGGCTTACATAGCCCAGGGACTGGACGGcctcaagtccctctccctttgCTCTTGCCATATCAGTGACGATGGCATCAACCGCATGGTGCGGCAGATGCACGGGCTGCGCACGCTCAACATTGGACAGTGTGTGCGCATCACGGACAAGGGCCTGGAGCTGATAGCTGAGCACCTGAGCCAGCTCACGGGCATAGACCTGTACGGCTGCACCAGGATCACCAAGCGCGGCCTGGAGCGCATCACGCAGCTGCCCTGCCTCAAGGTACTTAACCTGGGACTCTGGCAGATGACGGACAGTGAGAAGGTCAGGTGA